One Gossypium raimondii isolate GPD5lz chromosome 3, ASM2569854v1, whole genome shotgun sequence genomic window carries:
- the LOC105797065 gene encoding LRR receptor-like serine/threonine-protein kinase RGI2 — MSSNGIGIILLFLNFVSSISGLNHEGLSLLSWLSTFNSSSAAAFFASWNPSHSNPCTWDYIKCNHGGFVTEITISNINLHTTFPTQIVSFQHLTALVLSRGNLSGEIPPSIGNLSSLVTLNLSFNAISGNIPAQIGMLSDLQSLSLNTNSLHGGIPREIGNCSKLQLLELFDNHLSGKIPTEIGQLVALEIFRAGGNSGIEGEIPTQISNCKRLAFLGLADTGISGQIPTSLGELKNLKTLSIYTSKLNGHIPPEIGNSSALEDLFLYGNQLSGEIPEEVGSLKNLKRVLLWQNQLSGRIPNSLGNCSSLVMIDISLNYLSGEVPSSLANLVALEELLLSGNNLSGEIPPFIGNFSSLKQLELDNNRFSGEIPATIGQLKELSQFFAWQNQLRGSIPTELANCEKLQHLDISHNFITGSVPSSLFNLKNLTQLLLLSNRLSGEIPQTLGNCTSLTRLRMGSNNFSGHIPSAIGHLHSLSYLELSENQFTGEIPPDIGNCTHLEMVDLRANKLQGTIPASFEFLADLNILDLSMNSITGTIPHNLGKLTSLNKMVISGNSITGFIPKSLGNCKDLQLLDISRNKIAGSIPEEIGLLQGLDILLNLSWNALTGPMPESFSNLSKLANLDLSHNMLTGSLMVLGGLDNLVSLDVSFNNFSGVLPDTKFFHNLPSTAFSGNQELCINQTECGSSGSPHSKRSTRNLIMRTLFSVTVTILVVIVAVYLFIRVHGAKHEDDFLDWHFTPFQKLNFSVNDILTSLSDSNIIGKGCSGVVYRVETTTKQVVAVKKLWPIKNGEFPERDLFSAEVQTLGSIRHKNIVRLLGCCDNGKTRLLLFDYISNGSLAGLLHEKNMFLDWDARYKIILGAAQGLAYLHHDCIPPIVHRDIKSNNILVGPQFEAFLADFGLAKLIDVSESPRASNIIAGSYGYIAPEYGYNMRITEKSDVYSFGVVLLEVLTGMEPTDNSIPDGVHIITWINTEVREKRKDYTTILDQMLLIRSSTQIQEMLQVLGVAFLCVNPCPEERPTMKDVTAMLKEIRNENDDSEKPNLLCKRITNNPEATVQCSSFSRSSEPLISSPS, encoded by the exons ATGTCAAGCAATGGAATCGGTATTATTCTCTTGTTTCTCAACTTTGTTTCATCCATTTCTGGGTTGAACCATGAAGGTCTCTCTTTGCTTTCATGGCTTTCTACTTTCAATTCTTCTTCTGCTGCTGCTTTCTTCGCTTCATGGAATCCATCCCACTCAAATCCATGCACATGGGATTACATTAAATGTAATCATGGAGGCTTCGTTACTGAAATCACAATCTCCAACATCAATCTTCATACAACCTTTCCCACTCAGATCGTCTCTTTTCAGCATCTTACTGCTCTTGTTCTTTCACGTGGGAACCTCAGTGGGGAAATTCCACCTTCAATAGGGAACCTCTCATCATTGGTCACCTTGAACCTTAGTTTTAATGCTATCTCTGGAAATATTCCTGCTCAGATTGGGATGTTGTCTGATTTGCAGTCATTGTCTCTGAATACAAATTCCTTACACGGAGGGATTCCGAGGGAAATTGGAAACTGTTCAAAGCTTCAGCTGCTTGAACTGTTTGATAATCATCTTTCTGGGAAGATTCCAACAGAGATAGGGCAGTTGGTGGCACTGGAGATTTTCCGAGCTGGGGGGAACTCAGGTATTGAAGGTGAAATCCCGACGCAGATATCGAATTGCAAACGACTAGCTTTTCTTGGGCTTGCAGACACTGGTATTTCAGGGCAAATTCCAACAAGTTTAGGGGAGCTGAAGAATCTCAAAACTCTTTCAATCTATACAAGCAAACTTAATGGTCACATCCCACCAGAAATAGGTAATTCATCAGCCTTGGAGGATTTGTTCCTTTATGGAAACCAACTTTCTGGTGAGATTCCTGAAGAAGTGGGTTCATTGAAGAATCTGAAGAGGGTGTTACTGTGGCAAAACCAGCTGAGTGGGAGAATTCCAAACTCACTTGGGAACTGTTCAAGTTTGGTTATGATTGATATCTCATTGAATTATCTAAGTGGGGAGGTTCCTTCATCTCTTGCCAATTTAGTTGCATTGGAGGAGCTTCTTTTGTCTGGTAACAACCTTTCTGGTGAGATACCACCTTTTATTGGCAACTTTTCAAGCCTAAAGCAACTGGAGTTAGATAACAACAGATTCTCTGGTGAGATTCCAGCCACCATTGGACAACTGAAGGAGCTTTCACAGTTCTTTGCCTGGCAAAATCAGCTTCGTGGAAGCATACCAACTGAGCTAGCCAACTGTGAGAAACTTCAACATTTGGATATATCACACAATTTCATTACTGGTTCAGTTCCAAGTTCTCTGTTCAATTTGAAGAACTTGACCCAATTGTTGTTGTTATCAAACAGACTTTCTGGTGAAATCCCACAAACTCTGGGAAATTGCACTAGCTTGACCCGTTTAAGGATGGGATCAAATAACTTTAGTGGTCACATTCCATCAGCAATCGGGCATTTGCATAGTTTGAGCTATCTTGAATTATCAGAAAATCAGTTCACTGGAGAAATTCCTCCTGATATTGGCAACTGCACTCATTTAGAAATGGTAGATTTGCGTGCAAATAAGCTCCAAGGTACAATTCCAGCGTCTTTTGAATTCCTTGCTGATCTTAACATTCTGGACCTTTCAATGAACAGCATAACAGGCACCATCCCTCACAACTTAGGCAAGCTGACATCGTTAAACAAGATGGTAATCAGTGGAAACTCAATAACAGGTTTCATCCCTAAGTCACTGGGAAACTGTAAGGATTTACAATTGTTGGATATAAGCAGAAACAAGATTGCTGGTTCGATCCCGGAAGAGATCGGTCTTCTGCAAGGACTCGATATACTCTTGAACTTGAGTTGGAATGCTTTAACTGGACCTATGCCAGAAAGCTTTTCAAATCTCTCAAAACTGGCCAACTTAGACCTTTCTCACAACATGCTAACTGGGAGCCTTATGGTCTTAGGAGGCCTTGACAATCTTGTTTCATTGGATGTCTCATTCAATAACTTTTCAGGTGTCCTTCCTGATACTAAGTTCTTCCACAATCTCCCCAGCACTGCATTTTCTGGCAATCAAGAGCTCTGCATTAACCAAACCGAGTGCGGATCGAGTGGAAGTCCCCATTCGAAAAGATCAACCCGAAATCTTATCATGCGCACTCTTTTCAGTGTAACTGTAACCATTTTAGTAGTCATTGTTGCCGTGTATTTATTTATCAGAGTTCATGGAGCCAAACATGAAGATGATTTCTTGGACTGGCATTTTACCCCCTTCCAAAAGCTAAACTTCTCTGTGAATGACATATTGACGAGTCTGTCTGATTCAAACATCATTGGAAAGGGTTGTTCTGGTGTGGTTTATCGTGTTGAGACAACCACAAAGCAGGTGGTTGCAGTGAAGAAACTATGGCCAATCAAGAACGGTGAGTTTCCGGAGAGGGATTTGTTTTCTGCAGAAGTTCAGACCCTTGGATCCATAAGGCATAAAAATATAGTGAGGCTACTGGGATGTTGTGACAATGGAAAAACCAGACTACTCTTGTTTGATTACATCAGTAATGGGAGCTTAGCTGGATTGCTACATGAGAAGAACATGTTCTTGGACTGGGATGCAAGATATAAGATCATACTTGGAGCAGCTCAAGGTTTAGCTTATCTTCACCATGATTGTATTCCACCGATAGTTCATCGTGATATcaaatccaacaacatcttaGTTGGTCCACAGTTTGAAGCTTTCTTGGCAGACTTTGGTCTGGCAAAGCTGATTGATGTTTCAGAGAGTCCAAGAGCCTCCAACATTATTGCAGGTTCTTATGGATATATTGCTCCAG AGTATGGATACAACATGAGGATCACAGAGAAAAGTGATGTATACAGCTTTGGTGTAGTTCTCCTTGAAGTTTTAACAGGCATGGAACCAACAGACAACAGTATTCCAGACGGCGTCCACATTATCACTTGGATCAACACTGAAGTTCGTGAAAAGAGGAAAGATTACACAACAATTCTTGACCAGATGCTCCTCATAAGATCAAGCACACAAATCCAAGAGATGCTTCAAGTGCTGGGGGTGGCTTTCTTATGTGTCAATCCGTGTCCCGAAGAACGACCCACCATGAAAGATGTAACAGCAATGTTGAAAGAGATCAGGAACGAGAATGATGATTCTGAGAAACCAAATCTTCTTTGTAAAAGAATAACAAACAACCCCGAAGCTACAGTTCAATGTTCTAGTTTCTCTAGATCATCTGAACCTCTCATTAGTTCACCTTCATAA
- the LOC105797067 gene encoding uncharacterized protein C57A10.07, protein MNNYPFGSNSPKSFNAYPRGDFDIELGNIKRTRRSKVSSFYPVRMIKSLANRLHYYYKLHPLLVFFVSLAFGVTILIGLSLYEHHYRMLRNYRKLDEGFSNYYPYAKLKNLVMVAGHSVYTSSSCEKVDMEDSWFLEPYQKNPGQAATFLTHIKEGVESTAQDGAALLLFSGGETRKDAGPRSEAQSYWTVADSKGWFGKEESVKWRALTEEHARDSFENLLFSVCRFRELTGTYPQNITVVSYDFKEERFANLHRSAIGFPESQFFYRGTPASSTAKEAALKGEALVRTQFQHDPYGCIGLLKKKKVGRDPFHRSIPYPNGCPEIEGLFRYCGTAPYQGSLPWAYQN, encoded by the exons ATGAATAACTATCCATTTGGGTCAAATAGCCCTAAGTCCTTCAATGCCTATCCAAGGGGTGACTTTGATATTGAATTAGGTAATATCAAAAGAACCAGAAGGTCTAAAGTTTCATCGTTTTACCCTGTTAGAATGATCAAATCCTTGGCTAACAGGCTTCACTACTATTACAAGTTACACCCACtccttgttttctttgtttccttGGCATTTGGGGTCACAATCCTCATAGGTCTATCTCTATATGAGCACCACTATAGGATGCTGAGAAATTATAGGAAACTTGATGAGGGGTTCAGTAATTACTATCCGTATGCCAAGCTTAAGAATCTTGTAATGGTTGCTGGGCATTCAGTTTATACAAGCAGTAGTTGTGAGAAAGTCGATATGGAGGATTCTTGGTTTTTGGAGCCGTATCAGAAGAATCCAGGCCAAGCTGCTACCTTTTTGACTCATATAAAGGAAGGGGTTGAAAGCACCGCACAAGATGGTGCGGCTTTGCTTCTGTTTAGTGGTGGAGAGACTCGGAAGGATGCCGGTCCTCGAAGTGAGGCGCAGAGTTATTGGACGGTTGCTGACTCGAAAGGATGGTTTG GGAAGGAAGAAAGTGTGAAGTGGAGGGCATTAACAGAGGAGCATGCAAGAGACAGCTTCGAAAATCTTCTCTTCAGCGTTTGTCGGTTTCGAGAGCTTACTGGGACATACCCACAAAACATAACT GTTGTAAGTTATGATTTCAAGGAAGAGAGATTCGCAAACTTGCATCGCTCTGCAATCGGCTTTCCTGAGTCACAATTTTTTTACAGAGGCACCCCAGCTTCATCGACTGCAAAAGAAGCGGCTTTGAAAGGTGAGGCATTGGTGAGGACTCAGTTTCAGCATGATCCATATGGATGTATCGGATTGCTTAAGAAGAAAAAAGTAGGCCGTGATCCTTTCCATCGGTCGATCCCGTATCCCAATGGATGCCCCGAAATTGAAGGTCTGTTTAGATATTGCGGGACTGCTCCTTATCAAGGTTCACTCCCATGGGCATATCAAAACTAA
- the LOC105797068 gene encoding pathogen-related protein, with translation MMMEIKKLGGGYNPQLQTSLPEELRCYDPEKETDESSHKAFVTTFPRGFAFEVLKVYTGPPEIVLKFRHWGYNEGPFKSHAPTGDLVEFYGVAIYRVDEGMKIGRVEFFYERGELLGGLLKGAAIDSSAMEAASSCPILRNTG, from the exons ATGATGATGGAAATAAAGAAGCTGGGAGGAGGATACAACCCACAATTACAAACGTCCCTTCCTGAAGAACTAAGATGTTACGATCCTGAAAAAGAAACAGATGAATCATCTCATAAGGCATTCGTAACAACGTTCCCAAGAGGCTTTGCCTTTGAGGTTCTTAAGGTTTATACCGGACCTCCTGAGATTGTCCTCAAGTTTAGACACTGGGGTTACAATGAAGGTCCTTTCAAAAGTCACGCACCTACTGGAGATTTGGTGGAGTTTTACGGAGTAGCCATCTACCGG GTGGATGAAGGTATGAAAATTGGGAGAGTGGAGTTCTTCTATGAGCGAGGAGAATTGCTTGGTGGTCTCCTGAAAGGTGCTGCCATTGATAGCTCTGCTATGGAGGCAGCTTCAAGTTGTCCAATTCTGAGGAACACGGGCTAG
- the LOC128039899 gene encoding pathogen-related protein-like, producing the protein MSGMEGDKYRSYLHGEGELNTSWRYGGPPNYDIVNKLFEDERTKVWPPGSLEEKVQNLVKSWEMEIFHKASLEVFKTIDVNKYTFSLNGIKKEKKEKMKNQKLKH; encoded by the exons ATGTCAGGCATGGAAGGAGACAAATATCGTTCTTATTTGCATGGAGAAGGTGAGCTCAACACCAGTTGGAGATATGGAGGACCTCCAAATTATGATATTGTAAACAAGCTCTTCGAAGACGAAAGAACTAAG GTATGGCCTCCTGGATCATTGGAAGAGAAAGTGCAGAACCTTGTAAAGTCATGGGAAATGGAGATTTTCCACAAGGCATCCCTCGAAGTTTTCAAAACAATTGACGTAAACAAATACACATTTAGCTTAAATggtattaaaaaggaaaaaaaagaaaaaatgaaaaaccagAAGCTGAAACATTGA